DNA sequence from the Parambassis ranga chromosome 1, fParRan2.1, whole genome shotgun sequence genome:
GATGATGAtagatgtttttattctgtaacATAATCAGAGTCATTTAAAGGACAGTTGGAGGCCTGAGAAACAGTCTGAACCAGTCAGGGCCGAGGGAGTAATAACCAGGGCTAAAAGTAGCCTCTCCATCCAACCAACGGAAACTCTGGCTTTCCGCAAAACCTCAAGCTTAGCTGCTTGTATTTAGCCATCAGACACAAAAGCAAATAAACACTGTCATAAAAAATGTTCTCACACGTACATAAAGCAGCTCTGTGAGAGGTTAATGAGCAATGATTGATTCATCCTCGGTCCACCTCTAAAACCTTTATCTCTTCTGTCAATTTAAGTTTTCAGACAAGTCTGtcttcatttaaaaatacaacagTGCAAATATGTGCAGGTTAAAGCTGCACCCCTGAGTAATGAGTGAAGTCTGTCGGAGGACAGGTGTGAgtagaagagaagaaagaggagagaaatgCTAACTCACCTCATCTGTTGATCTCAGCCTGGAGTGACGGGGAGAAAGATGGGAGAGAGAACTGAGGGGAGAAGAAGGCAGTGAGTTTGGTCCTGCTGTCCCACTGTTCTCCTCTTTTCCCTCCCCCTTTCTTCTCTGTCACTCCCTTGGATCTCCTACTTCATCCATCCCTCCcattttattcttatttaagcaccccccccccttcctcctccaggTCACGTTTCTCCTTTTCATAACTCAAAGAAAGTCTGGAGAAAAAACGGAAACTGACCAAAGAAGTCAGCATTGTTCCAAAGCTGTCACCAGCACAAACCTAAATCATGCTGTACCTGCTGCAGGTATGGGACCTCTGTCTATTACCCCCACAGTTAAACACATTCTATTGTGTATCAAACCAAAAGGTGTTTCCCTTTTGAAGTCTGAACACTTGTTAGCTGTTTTATCATAaaaatatatgcacacacacacacagttggcaGTGTCATGAAATATGTGCTCTGCTGTAAGAATGAAACTGCATGAAGCAGAGTTTCGTAACCTCCTGAGTCGTGGCAGCTCCTCACTGAGGCCAGTTCTCTCTCTAAGAATAGACgaatggtgtctgtgtggctgaGTGAAGAAGACCAGAGATTCCCAAAGATCCACTGAATGAATGAGCTCACCTTAGAGTTATATTATTTTCTGCTTTAAAACATTTATCTGACAGCTTTAGTTACGTTTATGGATAAAAACCAAGATGAAACAAATTATTTCCAAACTTTTTAAGCTTCTATGATCGATTAGTAAATTTCTCTTTAAGCTTCTCATATGTTATCTCAGCTTAATTCTAATGAAgcgaaaaaaaatatgtatatcaCACTACTTTTTTTTTGAATACTTTATGCActtgtattttacatttttgttataAAGGAGAGTAATGGAGTATTTCTTTGTACCGTTTAGGTTAAGGACTGCAGAGGAGTAATAGAAGCTCAAGGACGCCCTCTAGTGGAGTGAATGAAGTTTGGCTGAAGTTGTCGGTAAATTCTGTTTAGTGTAAATTTACAATTGATCTCAACAGCACAATTACATTTCAAACCttttgcagcagctgtgatgaGTTGTGTGATGAATCAATGCATTTGTGCAACAGAGAccacagaaaaaagaacagatACTCTAGAAAcatacactgtaaaacacaGGTAATGTTGTTTGGATTACATAAATGTGGAATGAAAATTAATTCAAATACATGTGATGTAATAACTACAGTAATGCTTAAGGCTTTCTTTTTCACACACTTGaaacaaacatgtctttgtTCAGTATCCAGACAGTTGTGAGATGGTCGGGTATCGTTTACGGTGCATCATGCACTTATCCCTGTCGATGAACAGCGACTGAGTTTTACACTTGATGTCCTTCTCAAGCGCCATGCGTGACTCCTCCAGGTGGGACAAGGAGCCTCTGGCCTCgctaagctgctgctgcagagatgcCATGTTGACATTGATCTGCCTCACCTCACCTTCCAAACTGCAGACACAAGTTAAGAATGAGAACGTggagacagagaacagagaggggtttttgtgttgtgtgcatgtgtgacctGAGCTGGGGGTCGTCCCTGCAGAGCTCCATGTTGGGCCTCAGGGAGCGAAGGTAAAGCCTGGACTGAGCCACTCTCAGTGGAGCCTCCTTGTTGTGGATGGCCTGCTGAAGAGTGACAATGTTCCTCTCCTGGGCCCCAATTTGCTCTAAaatctgcacacatacagtaatgaATCACAGGTCATTGATCAGTCAGTCATCCTGTCAGTTTGTCCACCTGTGCGAGCTTCATCTCCAGCTGGATCTTGGCGTCTATCAGCTCCTTGCAGCGCTGGCTGAAGGCCTGGTCCACATTAGAGCACTGCACTCTCAGATCCTCAGTGGTGTCCTGCAGCATTTGCTCTACCAGCGCtctgataaaacacaaaacagcagcatcactgtgtgtgcagcaaacacacacacagcacaacaaatGACATAATGATAACAAGCCACTTTGTGCCAAAGATACCAGACACACCGGGCTGATTGTAGGTCTCCTGAACTAGCCTGTGCTCTGACCTGAGACTGCTGGTGGCCTGTTCCTCCTGCATGGCTTTGGACAGGTTGTCCCGTGTAAACTTTGTCCATGACAAGCAGTTACACaccctgcagcagagcagattgTGTATTAAAACCCCAACATTTAAGCACAGGCTTTCATATTGTTGAGAAacgattgataagtttgtgtccAAACGTAGAAGGACTATGAGTCTATAGGGTTATCAGACTCACTGTTCCTGCACAGCAGCTGAGCTGGGGTGCTTCTTTGTGTCTGGACTCATGTTACTGTGTCTTCCACTGTGGTCATCCAAGCTGTAAGCCTGGTACTTATCCGACCAGTCCAGCTCTAACATCTGCTTGGCCTCTCTGTTCATCctgacacacagaaagcatTTAGTGCCCTGAACTCTGTCATGAAAATGACGAACTTTGAGTTTGACACTCACTTAATTTGACTGACAACCTGAGCTGTAGTCCTCTTCAGAAGAGCCTGGATGCTTCTGATCAGCTCCACCTCCTGCAAAACTCatacaatttattatttatgtgaTGGAGAGAACATGGAGAGCACAACACTGAATAGACACATAAAAGTATAACAATCtcaaatagcaaaaaaaaatggtgaAAGCTCACATATTGATTATTGCTTTGCCTTTTTATTAAACTTTGCAGCTTTTTGTGTTGACCACGAATCTCCATTTCAAAAGATCTTATCAAGACAGAAATTATTGATTGTAATTTgcttttctgctttttaatgtGTGGAGTGGTCACCTTCAGTAGCTCCTCTTCCACAGGGTCTCTGACCAGGTCGGGTCCAGGTCTTCTTCCCCTGCAGGTCAGGTTGTCGGTCGTGATGGCATACGGGGTCTCCGTTGCGTCCTGCGCCTTCTCCAGTCGCGTCTTTAGCGCCAGCAGCGCCTCTGTGTCGGCCTGCAGCTTCTCGATGTGTCGCTGCAGTTCGGACTTCCAGTAGTGGATTTCTTGAAGTCTCTCTCCGAGGAGGCGGGTCCCATCGGCCTGGGTTTTCATTGTGGTCGCCTCGGCGTCCTGGTACAGAGTCCTGGAGTCACGCTGGATGCTCTGGGCTTCGTAGTTGTCAGTGCCGGCCTGATGAAGTATGGTTCGGTAGTTGGAGAACCATTCATCGGGGATGTATTTAGCTGAGCGGTACCCGGCGGTGGCTGAGCCCGAGGACAGCTGCAGGACCTCCGGGTCTGCAGGAGCATCTTTCTCCTGGACTCCCTGAGCCACAGCTCTGCTGTCATACTGCGGCCGTGACACCAAAACGTCCCAGCTCATTTCTGATCAGTCAAAAAAAACGCAGATATGATCAGATGgagaagcaaagaaaaagaagactgaGTGAGTCCTGAGCGGCTGAATGTTTGTTTGGTGTTGCCAAGTTACTCAAGctggcaacagcagcagctttggctCAGGTGACTGAGCTAATTACCAAATGCAGAAATGGCACTCAGTGGCTACTGTACACAAGATTATTAGATTAATTAAGATCATAATAAACAACAGAATGATCAACTCCACTGACAGGaaacatgtctttatttatATCCATCAACTTAGAATCTAGAATACACAGGGCACTCAGTGGAAACCTGTACACCTCATACCATGTGCTGACAAAGATGCAGTAAACAGAGACAATGAACACTATGCAACCAACCAGAAATGGACATCAGTTTAGCTGCAGTCTGCAAGATTAGCTCCTGATGATTGTCTGCATCATCGATTGAACCATTggaaaatgtttctgttcagtTACAAACTTCCATTCATTCGTTGTGCAGCTTCTGCATACAATGAGATGATAACCTCCCGTTTCATGCTACACGCTACaaaaaaaagctcaaagaaatgatgttgaacattttaacatgtccACATATATCTCCTGTTATGGGGATGTTTTGGTAGATATCTTGTTGATCttcatgctgtgtttattgGAAGAGTCTGTTTCATCTGTTACATCTTAGTGGAAGTCATAGATCTGAAAAGaaagcaacaaataaataaatgaaacaaacacaataataGAGAAAAACATGGTCAGACTGCTATGAAATTTAATTGCGTCTTCTGATTTGGATAAGAAAGTCACCTAAGCAGTGCCACAGTGTGTGTTATCATATAAGAAGAATAAAGGTACACGAACCTCCTGTGATCAAATGGCTTTTATATCAATATATTTAATTTGCAGCAATGTTTACTTACAGGATtgatcctctcctctcttgcaGCAGTGTTTGATACGTTTGTACTGGCTTCAATTcctggaaaaacacaaagaacatcAGCACatttgtccctctgtgtgtgtgtgtgtgtgtgtgtgtgtgtgcctgaccTGTCTTTGTGATGGTTTTATAAACTGTAACCACTGTTATGACCAGAAGCAGAGTCAGAACTGCAGGTAGAATGTAAACCAAAATTCTGTGATTCACACCTGAAatgaaggaaacacacacacacatacacacatattgttCCTTTTTCAAGTGTCACTGTGAGAATACAGTCAAACATtttaggcacacacacacacacacacacacacacacacacacataccgcTGACAGGTTTGCTGGTCATGTATGTTGACTGTGTTGTGACAGGTCCCACTGAGATGTTATTTGGTGTCACGGTGCTGGTTTGTTGTGAAACAACTGTCAGATAGAAATAATCTTTACTTTCACAACATTTACGATGtttgactgaaaaaaaatgtgtaactgtcacagtgacctctgacctttgacttcCAGCtcaacagcagagaaaacatccAGTCCAGTGTTTCTATGGACACCACAAAGGTACGACCCAGAATCCTTTTGGGTCAGATTGGTGATGGTCACTGTGAATTGTGACTTCTTGTCATCAGTCAGTGTGaactgtgtggtttgtttgctGTCAGAGGTGACCACAGCCTGCCGCAGACATGTGGAGGGCTGGTTTCCTCTGCAGATGTACTTCAGGTTGTTCTGGTCCACAGACTCATATGGACAGCTGATGGACACTGAACCTCCATCATAACCTTGGACTTtagtcacactgtcacagcagctgtctgtcaggaagatAGACAACAACAGAAAGACTGAAAACACTCTCAGTTTTCATATCTATCTCATTTGTTCCTTCgattttattttatgtcaaGGTAAATTCTGACTTACCTGCCACTACAGACACGCTGACTTCAGTATAGATATCCTTCCCAGTCCTCGTCACTCCACACCAGTATTTCCCAGTATCCTTGTGTTGAAGATCAGAGATGGTCACTGTGAATTTTCTTGTTCTTTTGTCATCATAGATGGAgtatttgttcttctttgtttctgaTGTTGTAATAAGAACATCACTGTTTCCACAGCCGTTCCTGCACAGGTACTTCTGATAAGACTCATAACCCTGACCATAAGAGCAGGAAACATTAACATCACTCCCCTCATATGCAGACACATGGATCACTGCTGCATCTGTcacacagctcagagcagctgtgaagagagaaacaaaatgaTTACACAGTAAAGTCaggttgtatttgttttaaatgaaacaatatAACTTactgcagaggatgaagagcaggtgTTGAAGGATCcacatcttcatcttcagagagaaaacacaaactaaaGCAGTCTTTAAGTTTAGaatgtgtgaagcagtttgttGAATCATTTGGGCGTTTGCAAATGTGTGAACATTTAGGTCAAAAGACTACAATTGTGCAACTTTTTGAGAACAATAAAATAGAGGAGGAAGCTGTAGATTGTATAAACTGTAATGATTATGAATTCATATATTGcatgacttcagtctgtgtacAGCAGTGATGGTCTTACCTAATGACTGCTGAACCTTGGTGTAGTTTCCAACCGTCCACTGTGTGATCTGTGCTGTGTGATTGTCACATAGAAAGAGGTGGAAGAAACGTTCATGTGAACACTCGTCACCACTAATATGTGTTTAGATGTGGTTAGTGATGAGTGGTCTGTAATTTCCTGTTATGTCAGAGgagagtcctcatgttcatttCCACTGTCACAGCATCACCCGAGCTGTTGccattatttacagttttttgtctgaatgcttaaacactaacaatgattcttata
Encoded proteins:
- the tekt4 gene encoding tektin-4, which encodes MSWDVLVSRPQYDSRAVAQGVQEKDAPADPEVLQLSSGSATAGYRSAKYIPDEWFSNYRTILHQAGTDNYEAQSIQRDSRTLYQDAEATTMKTQADGTRLLGERLQEIHYWKSELQRHIEKLQADTEALLALKTRLEKAQDATETPYAITTDNLTCRGRRPGPDLVRDPVEEELLKEVELIRSIQALLKRTTAQVVSQIKMNREAKQMLELDWSDKYQAYSLDDHSGRHSNMSPDTKKHPSSAAVQEQVCNCLSWTKFTRDNLSKAMQEEQATSSLRALVEQMLQDTTEDLRVQCSNVDQAFSQRCKELIDAKIQLEMKLAQILEQIGAQERNIVTLQQAIHNKEAPLRVAQSRLYLRSLRPNMELCRDDPQLSLEGEVRQINVNMASLQQQLSEARGSLSHLEESRMALEKDIKCKTQSLFIDRDKCMMHRKRYPTISQLSGY